The following proteins come from a genomic window of Natrinema saccharevitans:
- a CDS encoding outer membrane protein assembly factor BamB family protein: protein MGWRTNRTRRTWLASCASTAAGISILAGCTSDSSEPADDESEDDALAADTWPMYGVDPQNTGYHPTATGPTSEDVQVRKLFDGEGSISNSPVIVDGTLYVIATTRLHAIDLETGELEWQKEVNASPAAHPAADNERVFAGTRDGIVAADLEDGEVQWRNDIGISSVNPVPVNDGVIGIQNLFLHYFDLKNGNESTLHDMRDHQGGYPYTYVPAVNNGNVYFVSENTIYAVDIEDENIQWQFESSTEEPLGESDPTIFNETVYVGGEDQHLYAIKDGSERWKLEIDEPITCSPSVAPETVYFGGGGAGAQKFFAVDINEKIYEWDPKDLRYSVSAKPVITDDIVYVSSYYDLLAFDTEDGSVTWEIKEFGQEGGESIRAPPAISDETLYVPTAEGNVYAIEDA from the coding sequence ATGGGTTGGAGAACGAATCGAACTCGCCGGACGTGGCTGGCGAGTTGTGCCAGTACTGCTGCCGGTATTTCGATCCTCGCTGGCTGTACGAGCGATAGTTCCGAACCGGCCGATGACGAGTCCGAGGACGACGCGCTTGCAGCCGACACGTGGCCCATGTACGGCGTCGATCCGCAAAATACGGGCTATCATCCGACGGCGACCGGGCCGACTAGTGAGGACGTACAAGTGCGGAAACTATTCGACGGGGAGGGCTCTATCAGTAACAGTCCCGTCATCGTCGACGGCACGCTCTATGTCATCGCGACCACTCGCTTGCACGCGATCGATTTAGAAACGGGAGAACTCGAGTGGCAGAAAGAAGTCAACGCGTCTCCCGCTGCCCACCCAGCCGCTGACAATGAACGAGTGTTCGCCGGGACGAGAGATGGAATCGTTGCAGCTGATCTCGAGGACGGCGAAGTCCAATGGCGAAACGATATCGGAATCAGTAGCGTCAATCCCGTGCCGGTGAATGATGGCGTCATCGGCATACAAAACCTATTCCTCCACTATTTTGATCTAAAGAATGGTAATGAAAGTACCCTCCATGACATGCGTGACCATCAAGGAGGATATCCATATACATATGTTCCTGCCGTTAATAACGGAAATGTGTATTTTGTTAGCGAAAATACCATTTATGCAGTAGATATTGAGGATGAGAATATTCAATGGCAATTTGAAAGTTCTACAGAAGAACCATTAGGCGAAAGTGATCCAACTATCTTCAATGAGACAGTCTATGTCGGTGGAGAGGACCAACACCTGTATGCAATCAAAGATGGTTCTGAGAGATGGAAACTAGAAATTGATGAACCAATAACGTGCAGTCCATCAGTAGCACCGGAAACAGTCTATTTCGGCGGCGGTGGAGCAGGGGCACAGAAATTCTTTGCTGTAGATATTAATGAAAAAATTTACGAATGGGATCCAAAAGACCTCCGTTATAGTGTGAGTGCAAAACCAGTAATAACCGATGATATAGTGTATGTGTCTAGCTATTATGATTTACTTGCATTTGATACAGAAGATGGAAGTGTGACGTGGGAAATTAAAGAGTTTGGGCAAGAGGGCGGTGAATCAATTAGGGCCCCACCTGCTATTTCTGATGAAACACTCTACGTTCCTACAGCAGAGGGGAACGTCTATGCTATAGAAGACGCCTAA
- a CDS encoding DEAD/DEAH box helicase: MTDGDVAAFTHLGATVRGALSERGFSRPTAPQRLAIPPLAAGENTLVIAPTGSGKTETAMLPVFDHLVTGDGPPEGFGALYITPLRALNRDMRERLEWWGEYLDLAVDVRHGDTTDYQRSKQAEDPPDVLITTPETVQAMLTGKRLREALSDVSHVVIDEVHELAASKRGAQLAIGLERLRDLAGPVQRVGLSATVGDPGEVGQFLTGGRPCEIREIDVGSNVDVTVREPVITEEDERLAGELMTEADTASHVRLIRDLVADHESTLIFVNTRQTAEALGSRFKELDLQIGVHHGSLSKEARIDVEDRFKAGEIGGLLCTSSMELGIDVGQVDHVIQYKSPRQVTRLLQRIGRAGHRQDEVSSGTIVTTRPDDTFEALSIARRARDGEVEPAAIHEGSLDVVANQLPAIVQSRGDTSLDEAIETITRSYPFRNVPEATIREIVGELDRNRILWFDEGEDRIETTGGTWQYVYANLSMIPDEETYEVHDIASGGRIGTLDERFVVNFAQPGEVFIQRGEMWRIAEIDDEEGLVKVSPIEDPAGEVPSWIGQEIPVPAAVAEEVGEIRAVAEPQFAAGADAAAVGRELAGRYPADEYTLTEACTQLEAQVDGDAPMPTADRLVLERQGRTIVLNAPFGHTVNETLGRVLSALLGQRAGSSVGLETDPYRIELEVPNSIATSEVLEVIEETDPDHVEAIVELGLKNSDALAFRLAQVSAKFGALKRWQGQGSGRLSNDRLLAALEDTPMYEEAVREVFHEDLDIERASAILERLQSGDLELVTHRGRTPVGQGGRSSGGKELLAPENADASVIETVRERLQNDRVILLCTHCKEWKVKTKVKRVADRPECPECGSTRIASLNPWADEVVRAVRAQEKDEEQQRVTERAFRAASLVQSHGKRAVIAMAARGVGPHNAAQIINKLREDEAEFYRDILSKEREYARTQSFWD, from the coding sequence ATGACTGACGGGGACGTCGCGGCGTTTACGCACCTCGGAGCGACGGTCCGCGGGGCGCTCTCCGAACGGGGTTTTTCGCGGCCGACGGCACCGCAGCGACTGGCGATCCCGCCGCTCGCCGCCGGCGAGAACACGCTGGTGATCGCGCCCACCGGGAGCGGCAAGACCGAGACGGCGATGCTGCCCGTCTTCGATCACCTGGTCACCGGAGACGGTCCCCCGGAAGGGTTCGGCGCGCTCTACATCACCCCGCTGCGGGCGCTCAATCGCGACATGCGCGAGCGCCTCGAGTGGTGGGGCGAGTACCTGGACCTCGCGGTCGACGTCCGCCACGGCGACACCACCGACTACCAGCGGAGCAAGCAGGCCGAGGACCCCCCGGACGTGCTGATCACGACGCCGGAGACGGTCCAGGCGATGCTCACCGGCAAGCGCCTGCGCGAGGCGCTTTCCGACGTCTCCCACGTCGTGATCGACGAGGTCCACGAACTCGCCGCCTCCAAGCGGGGCGCGCAGTTGGCGATCGGCCTCGAGCGACTGCGCGACCTCGCCGGCCCCGTCCAGCGGGTCGGGCTCTCGGCGACGGTCGGCGACCCCGGCGAAGTGGGGCAGTTCCTGACGGGGGGCCGACCCTGCGAGATCCGGGAGATCGACGTGGGGAGCAACGTCGACGTGACGGTCCGCGAACCCGTGATCACCGAGGAAGACGAGCGGCTGGCCGGCGAACTGATGACCGAAGCCGATACCGCCAGCCACGTCCGGCTGATCCGCGATCTGGTCGCCGACCACGAGTCGACGCTGATCTTCGTCAATACGCGCCAGACCGCCGAGGCGCTTGGCTCGCGGTTCAAGGAACTCGACCTGCAGATCGGGGTCCACCACGGCTCGCTCTCGAAGGAGGCCCGGATCGACGTCGAGGACCGGTTCAAAGCCGGCGAGATCGGCGGGCTGCTCTGTACGTCGTCGATGGAACTCGGCATCGACGTCGGACAGGTCGACCACGTGATCCAGTACAAGAGTCCCAGACAGGTCACCCGACTGCTCCAGCGGATCGGCCGGGCGGGGCATCGACAGGACGAGGTCTCGAGCGGGACGATCGTCACGACGCGGCCCGACGACACCTTCGAAGCGCTGTCGATCGCCCGCCGGGCCCGCGACGGCGAGGTCGAACCGGCGGCGATCCACGAGGGGAGTCTCGACGTGGTCGCCAACCAGTTGCCGGCGATCGTCCAGAGCCGCGGCGACACGTCCCTCGACGAGGCGATCGAGACGATCACTCGCTCCTATCCGTTCCGAAACGTGCCCGAGGCGACGATCCGCGAGATCGTGGGGGAACTGGACCGCAACCGAATTCTCTGGTTCGACGAGGGCGAGGACCGCATCGAGACCACCGGCGGCACCTGGCAGTACGTCTACGCGAATCTCTCGATGATCCCCGACGAGGAGACCTACGAGGTCCACGACATCGCCTCGGGGGGCCGGATCGGGACCCTGGACGAACGGTTCGTCGTCAACTTCGCCCAGCCCGGCGAGGTGTTCATCCAACGGGGCGAGATGTGGCGGATCGCCGAGATCGACGACGAGGAGGGCCTCGTCAAGGTCAGCCCGATCGAAGATCCCGCCGGCGAAGTCCCCTCCTGGATCGGCCAGGAGATCCCCGTCCCCGCCGCAGTCGCGGAGGAAGTCGGCGAGATCCGCGCCGTCGCCGAACCCCAGTTCGCGGCCGGGGCCGACGCCGCGGCGGTCGGCCGGGAACTCGCCGGCCGGTATCCGGCCGACGAGTACACGCTGACCGAGGCCTGCACCCAACTCGAGGCCCAGGTCGACGGCGACGCGCCGATGCCGACCGCCGACCGGCTGGTCCTCGAGCGGCAGGGACGAACGATCGTCCTCAACGCGCCGTTCGGCCACACGGTCAACGAGACGCTCGGCCGGGTGCTGTCGGCGCTGTTGGGTCAGCGGGCCGGCTCCTCGGTCGGCCTCGAGACCGATCCCTACCGGATCGAACTCGAGGTGCCGAACTCGATCGCGACCAGCGAGGTACTCGAGGTCATAGAGGAGACCGACCCCGACCACGTCGAGGCGATCGTCGAACTCGGTCTGAAAAACTCCGACGCCCTGGCGTTCCGGCTGGCGCAGGTCTCGGCGAAGTTCGGCGCGTTAAAACGCTGGCAGGGGCAGGGCTCGGGCCGGCTCTCGAACGATCGCCTGCTGGCGGCGCTCGAGGACACGCCGATGTACGAGGAGGCGGTCCGCGAGGTGTTCCACGAGGACCTCGATATCGAACGCGCGAGTGCGATCCTCGAGCGGCTCCAGTCGGGCGACCTCGAGCTGGTGACCCATCGCGGTCGCACGCCGGTCGGGCAGGGCGGCCGATCGTCGGGCGGCAAGGAGCTGCTCGCGCCCGAAAACGCCGACGCGAGCGTCATCGAGACGGTTCGGGAGCGACTGCAGAACGACCGGGTCATCCTGCTGTGTACCCACTGCAAGGAGTGGAAAGTGAAGACGAAAGTCAAGCGGGTGGCCGACCGGCCCGAGTGCCCGGAGTGCGGTTCGACCCGGATCGCCTCGCTGAACCCGTGGGCCGACGAGGTCGTCCGGGCGGTCCGAGCCCAGGAAAAGGACGAGGAACAGCAACGAGTGACCGAGCGCGCATTCCGGGCCGCGAGCCTCGTTCAGAGCCACGGCAAGCGGGCCGTGATCGCGATGGCCGCCCGCGGGGTCGGCCCGCACAACGCCGCCCAAATAATCAACAAACTCCGCGAGGACGAGGCCGAGTTCTACCGCGACATCCTGTCGAAAGAACGGGAGTACGCCCGGACCCAGTCGTTCTGGGACTGA
- a CDS encoding DUF7125 family protein, which translates to MIAIAGAKGGCGKTVTTIGLAEAVGRETATAVAVDADRQLPNLHVAGGVDREPTLAALESESAVAETVVQSSPRADGAGLVAAPEPSDRVDFEAAFDRLEGAVERTFVDCPSGAGPDVVEPLSAADGVIVVTTETERSLSAAETTIEMARRLEVPILGAVLNKCDRVPEAVDSWTRVPVLGRVPEASTPLTDEATRDAYEQIARTIERRLAPDRTPVAYDEDLLPTGIDALDRTLGGGLAPGSLVAVVAEPASQSEQLLYGTTAVRGTLYLSTERSTASVSRALEAATLETGTPTVRRLGGETGLDDAAALVETLPASSTLIVDSANAMETADRATYVSFLDGLVERLVATESVGLLHCLEGPAVPANRTATLHAADAVFELESRPAGDGTDHILSISKFRGDNADSERIRLAFDGRSPASIEATGSRS; encoded by the coding sequence ATGATCGCTATCGCAGGAGCGAAAGGCGGTTGCGGAAAGACGGTGACGACGATCGGGCTCGCGGAGGCGGTCGGCCGAGAGACGGCGACGGCGGTCGCGGTCGACGCCGATCGTCAACTGCCGAACCTCCACGTGGCCGGTGGCGTCGATCGAGAGCCGACGCTCGCGGCGCTCGAGTCCGAGTCGGCCGTCGCCGAGACGGTCGTCCAGTCGAGTCCGCGGGCGGACGGCGCGGGGCTGGTCGCGGCACCGGAGCCGTCCGACCGGGTCGACTTCGAGGCGGCGTTCGATCGACTCGAGGGGGCGGTCGAGCGAACGTTCGTGGACTGTCCGTCGGGTGCGGGCCCCGACGTCGTCGAGCCGCTGTCGGCCGCCGACGGGGTGATCGTGGTTACGACGGAGACGGAGCGCAGTCTCTCGGCCGCCGAGACGACGATCGAGATGGCGCGCCGGCTCGAGGTGCCGATACTCGGCGCGGTGCTGAACAAGTGTGACCGCGTGCCGGAGGCGGTCGACTCGTGGACGCGGGTCCCGGTTCTGGGGCGGGTCCCCGAGGCGTCGACACCGCTGACCGACGAGGCGACGCGGGATGCCTACGAGCAGATCGCGCGGACGATAGAGCGGCGATTGGCACCGGATCGGACGCCAGTGGCGTACGACGAAGATCTGTTGCCGACGGGAATCGACGCGCTCGATCGGACGCTCGGCGGTGGACTGGCTCCGGGATCGCTCGTCGCGGTGGTCGCGGAGCCAGCCAGTCAGTCGGAGCAGTTGCTCTACGGGACGACCGCCGTCCGCGGGACGCTCTATCTGTCGACCGAACGGTCGACGGCGAGCGTCTCGCGGGCGCTCGAGGCCGCTACGCTCGAGACCGGGACCCCGACAGTGCGTCGCCTCGGTGGCGAGACGGGGCTCGACGACGCGGCGGCGTTGGTCGAGACGTTGCCGGCGTCGTCGACGCTCATCGTCGATTCGGCGAACGCGATGGAGACCGCGGACCGGGCGACGTACGTCTCCTTTCTCGACGGACTCGTGGAACGGCTGGTCGCGACGGAGAGCGTCGGCCTGTTGCACTGCCTCGAGGGGCCGGCGGTGCCGGCGAATCGGACGGCGACGCTTCACGCCGCCGACGCGGTCTTCGAACTCGAGTCGAGGCCGGCGGGGGACGGGACCGACCACATCCTGTCAATCTCGAAGTTCAGAGGTGACAACGCCGATTCCGAACGGATCCGTCTCGCGTTCGATGGCCGGTCGCCGGCGTCGATCGAGGCGACCGGCAGCCGATCCTGA
- a CDS encoding DUF7286 family protein → MTDRPHTVSIAADDRARIPFALIAVLLLISSIAIVGVLDSRDAPEVDAERAVAIDRAESVAVSELRRSVLRATETAASAPVTSTDGASQTVEAAFDDDEPVFDQYLKLLVYREVAESFATTSQQVGHDTTAGAAMDRIDWNDSDDLSAAIDRVSLERPETGVLTVEVADVELTGNEIDGEPITERRDLTVSVATPLYQLKDRTDEFQRQLNTGFFETDEYDGLGRYTAARLFPYTWGKAYYDRLSSSQPAFDNLTPNDHTEVMVNDAIFGLQERTFGTTDPYKDRAMLQPTLCMAGDLASSAGDIETEDFLSNGSSLANESDLCNADLLDQDGELPDPPTVQEIALTMLEDNVETDVEIQAHPFADLGYMQMAAGMKMEQIEAEFNHSLKQNSKFNDFYLNSYFSDKLGNQEIAGRIGDFRQEGDGTLSEFEDTFSREYPRNSEIQGVINDIYQVGVETRERDLVRYNRLPDPLSPEDWAQNPGNWTGPFNVTYHASSSQADADVSIKIPTESNGTSFDDRDFAETDIRYENTIGVSADWKHEDENRSPHTHWNWEDDITYSANYTISGDLVSDDISVERGSRGIESPFQTDSWDEEYRSVDNFETIRTKAVREIFDLDSTTVRSQERELERALEDSSSSIIMERDFEAEIPYSADPDIDVSPRNEDELYEWALSELNHTHYEVLTSVEPHRTDLWNMVERPSPLGNVESNVRDVERESVYQNASEPYANTADLLRAEVRKRYFENTYDNIDKVSEWHDTTLGESSAILNDLLGGLLDTSNDLLGGPINFVDRMMDPETRPEDTQGSLKDSSLMENVNYQVEASPTYLSLETVNRTDVPAVRPNGGETLSIDDVNRTEHAPMGAGYLDGIGHPGFPLMPWPSLFYLQLDAYYLEIQGEYARFELRATDGEPTSATGLTYVRQDTETTIDVPSRADQDELAVGSVEPISFENELVVPIIVPSPQLLTKGSPGVGDPWRYKSSNSPQKNCSRGWNEVGAGFENSSGCISSGDLPVNS, encoded by the coding sequence ATGACCGACCGCCCACACACAGTTTCGATCGCAGCAGACGACCGCGCCCGGATTCCGTTCGCTCTGATCGCAGTTCTCCTGTTGATCAGTAGCATCGCCATCGTCGGCGTCCTCGACTCCAGAGACGCGCCCGAGGTCGACGCCGAACGGGCAGTGGCCATCGACCGCGCCGAATCGGTCGCCGTCTCGGAGTTGCGACGGTCCGTCCTCCGGGCGACCGAGACGGCCGCCAGCGCGCCCGTCACGTCGACCGACGGTGCGAGTCAAACCGTCGAGGCCGCATTCGACGACGACGAACCCGTCTTCGACCAGTATCTCAAACTCCTCGTCTACCGGGAGGTCGCCGAGTCGTTCGCGACCACGTCCCAGCAGGTCGGCCACGACACCACCGCCGGGGCCGCTATGGATCGCATCGACTGGAACGACAGCGACGACCTCTCGGCCGCGATCGACCGCGTCTCGCTCGAGCGACCCGAGACCGGCGTCCTCACCGTCGAGGTCGCGGACGTCGAACTCACCGGAAACGAGATCGACGGCGAGCCGATCACCGAACGCCGCGATCTGACCGTCTCGGTCGCGACCCCGCTCTACCAGCTCAAGGACCGAACCGACGAATTCCAGCGCCAGCTCAATACCGGCTTTTTCGAAACCGACGAGTACGACGGCCTCGGTCGATATACGGCTGCCCGGCTGTTTCCCTACACCTGGGGCAAGGCCTACTACGACCGCCTCTCGAGCAGCCAGCCGGCGTTCGATAACCTGACGCCCAACGACCACACCGAGGTCATGGTCAACGACGCCATCTTCGGCTTGCAGGAGCGCACCTTCGGCACGACCGACCCGTACAAGGACCGCGCCATGCTCCAGCCGACGCTGTGTATGGCCGGCGATCTCGCCTCGAGCGCGGGCGACATCGAGACCGAAGACTTCCTCTCGAACGGGAGTTCCCTCGCCAACGAATCCGACCTCTGTAACGCCGATCTGCTCGATCAGGACGGTGAGCTACCCGACCCACCCACCGTTCAGGAGATTGCACTGACGATGCTCGAGGACAACGTCGAAACCGACGTCGAGATTCAGGCTCATCCGTTCGCCGATTTGGGGTATATGCAGATGGCGGCTGGGATGAAGATGGAGCAGATCGAAGCGGAGTTTAACCACTCACTCAAACAGAATAGTAAATTTAACGACTTTTACCTTAATAGCTACTTCTCTGACAAATTGGGAAATCAAGAAATAGCTGGTAGAATTGGTGATTTTCGACAAGAAGGTGACGGCACTCTATCTGAGTTCGAAGACACATTTTCGAGGGAATATCCGCGTAACTCAGAGATACAGGGAGTTATAAACGATATATATCAGGTAGGTGTAGAAACAAGAGAACGAGATTTGGTCAGGTATAATCGATTACCAGATCCATTATCACCAGAAGACTGGGCACAAAATCCGGGGAATTGGACAGGTCCCTTCAATGTGACCTATCACGCTAGTTCTTCACAGGCAGATGCTGATGTGTCGATTAAGATACCTACAGAGAGTAATGGCACCAGCTTTGATGATCGAGATTTTGCTGAAACAGATATTAGATACGAGAACACCATCGGAGTCAGTGCTGATTGGAAACACGAAGATGAAAATCGATCTCCACATACACATTGGAATTGGGAGGATGATATCACATACAGCGCGAACTATACGATCAGTGGTGATCTCGTTTCCGATGACATCAGTGTGGAACGGGGAAGTCGTGGGATTGAATCACCGTTCCAGACTGACTCATGGGACGAAGAGTATAGATCTGTTGATAACTTCGAAACCATCAGGACGAAAGCAGTCAGGGAAATCTTCGACCTCGACTCAACCACTGTCCGTTCCCAAGAACGTGAACTCGAGCGAGCGCTCGAAGATTCAAGTAGCTCGATAATCATGGAGCGTGATTTCGAGGCGGAGATTCCCTACTCAGCTGATCCCGATATCGATGTCAGTCCACGAAACGAGGACGAACTCTACGAGTGGGCGCTTTCGGAACTCAACCATACCCACTACGAAGTCCTCACGAGTGTCGAGCCACATCGGACGGATCTCTGGAACATGGTCGAGCGACCGAGTCCGCTCGGGAACGTCGAGAGCAATGTAAGAGATGTCGAACGCGAGTCAGTGTATCAGAACGCGTCCGAACCGTACGCCAACACTGCGGACCTCCTTCGAGCGGAAGTCCGTAAACGGTACTTCGAAAATACATACGATAACATCGACAAAGTGAGCGAGTGGCACGACACGACGCTCGGTGAGAGCAGTGCTATACTCAACGATCTTCTCGGTGGACTGCTCGACACGAGCAACGACCTGCTCGGCGGACCGATAAATTTTGTCGACAGAATGATGGATCCCGAAACGCGACCCGAGGATACGCAGGGTTCGCTCAAGGATTCGTCGCTGATGGAGAACGTGAACTATCAAGTCGAGGCATCGCCGACCTATCTCTCTTTGGAAACGGTCAATCGGACCGACGTTCCGGCGGTCCGCCCGAATGGCGGTGAAACGCTTTCGATTGACGATGTTAATAGGACGGAACACGCACCTATGGGGGCAGGGTATCTCGATGGAATCGGTCATCCCGGATTTCCTCTGATGCCCTGGCCATCGTTATTCTATCTTCAGCTCGATGCGTATTATCTCGAAATACAGGGCGAATACGCTCGCTTCGAACTACGAGCTACCGATGGTGAGCCGACGAGTGCTACCGGACTGACGTACGTCCGACAGGACACCGAGACGACAATCGACGTGCCCTCGCGGGCGGATCAGGACGAACTTGCAGTCGGTTCTGTCGAACCGATTTCGTTCGAGAATGAACTTGTAGTTCCGATCATCGTTCCGAGCCCACAACTACTGACAAAAGGCTCCCCTGGCGTCGGCGATCCATGGAGGTATAAATCATCAAATTCGCCACAAAAGAATTGTTCGAGAGGCTGGAACGAGGTCGGTGCTGGCTTCGAGAACAGTAGCGGTTGTATCTCGAGTGGGGACCTTCCAGTGAATAGTTAG
- a CDS encoding P-loop NTPase, translating to MIVAITGGKGGVGKSTVALNLAHELDGVVVDGDLTTADLPRGGGPDLHDVLADRADPLEAVDRHGPVRLLPCGRTLSGARAADLSAFPMVVRRLEREYGRVVIDCPAGLARDVGRQLASAHVAVLVATPTEPALADAVRTRRVALDLETPVAAVALNRTAGAVTDGVADRIERTVSAPVLSLEERSVIADAQRQGRPIAAVAPDCPAVDAVCTLARRLERCTTHRDDRIDAHD from the coding sequence ATGATCGTCGCGATCACCGGCGGGAAAGGAGGCGTCGGCAAGTCGACGGTCGCACTGAATCTCGCGCACGAACTGGACGGGGTCGTCGTCGACGGCGACCTCACGACCGCGGACCTCCCTCGAGGCGGCGGCCCCGATCTCCACGACGTGCTGGCCGACCGCGCCGACCCGCTCGAGGCGGTCGACAGACACGGCCCGGTTCGGCTGCTTCCCTGCGGGCGAACGCTTTCCGGTGCCCGCGCGGCCGATCTGTCGGCGTTTCCGATGGTCGTTCGGCGACTCGAGCGCGAGTACGGCCGCGTCGTGATCGACTGTCCCGCCGGGCTGGCACGCGATGTCGGCCGGCAACTCGCGAGCGCCCACGTGGCCGTTCTCGTCGCGACGCCGACCGAACCCGCGCTCGCCGACGCCGTGCGAACGCGACGGGTCGCGCTCGACCTCGAGACGCCGGTCGCCGCCGTCGCCCTCAACAGGACGGCCGGAGCGGTCACCGACGGCGTCGCCGACCGCATCGAACGGACCGTCAGCGCCCCGGTACTTTCCCTCGAGGAGCGGTCGGTGATCGCCGACGCACAGCGGCAGGGGCGACCGATCGCGGCCGTCGCACCCGATTGCCCGGCGGTCGACGCCGTTTGCACCCTCGCTCGGCGGCTCGAGCGCTGTACGACACACCGGGACGACCGGATCGACGCTCACGACTGA
- a CDS encoding protein sorting system archaetidylserine decarboxylase: MNLAPGAWKYAIVPLLAAPFALVISVTASLVALAVGAGTLAFFRDPDRTPPPTGVVAPADGNVSVLREEGDRVRLGIFMNVWHVHVVRAPFAGRVTDVEHVSGANRPAFSKESDRNERVHVRLETDSPNLPSTEDADAVATDGSTPHPDEPDSDAEVTLIAGAFARRIHPYAERGDALERGDRVGHIAFGSRVDLLFPPTVDVADVAVDIGDSMTAGETVVLESNPGDLGGGFDLETGSDSGPDDRDE, encoded by the coding sequence ATGAACCTCGCGCCGGGGGCCTGGAAGTACGCCATCGTTCCGCTACTCGCCGCCCCGTTCGCACTCGTCATCAGCGTCACCGCGAGCCTCGTCGCGCTCGCGGTCGGCGCCGGTACCCTCGCCTTTTTCCGCGATCCCGACCGCACCCCGCCGCCGACCGGCGTCGTCGCGCCGGCCGACGGGAACGTCTCGGTCCTCCGGGAGGAGGGCGACCGGGTCCGGCTGGGGATCTTCATGAACGTCTGGCACGTCCACGTCGTCCGCGCCCCCTTCGCCGGTCGCGTCACCGACGTCGAACACGTCTCCGGTGCCAACCGCCCCGCGTTCTCGAAGGAGTCCGACCGCAACGAACGCGTCCACGTCCGTCTCGAGACCGATTCGCCGAACCTGCCGTCCACCGAAGACGCCGACGCGGTCGCAACCGACGGATCGACGCCCCACCCCGACGAGCCCGACTCCGACGCCGAGGTGACCCTGATCGCCGGCGCGTTCGCCCGCCGGATCCACCCCTACGCCGAGCGCGGCGACGCCCTCGAGCGCGGCGATCGCGTCGGCCACATCGCCTTCGGCAGCCGCGTCGATCTGCTCTTTCCGCCGACCGTCGACGTCGCGGACGTCGCCGTCGATATCGGCGACTCGATGACCGCCGGCGAAACCGTCGTCCTCGAGTCGAATCCCGGCGACCTCGGCGGCGGATTCGACCTCGAGACCGGTTCGGACTCCGGCCCCGACGACCGGGACGAATAA
- a CDS encoding DUF7857 domain-containing protein has translation MIDLDWETDRIDGVTLVSATIEIAATTPQRVRLESRLEGPVWPPTDGDRPAAWTDAAWEGVIDPDRRHGIGFASPASPVEPPLAVTDHRRVSSDRSPRPAAVLASLTGWKPTSTVVGRER, from the coding sequence GTGATCGATCTCGACTGGGAGACCGACCGCATCGACGGCGTGACGCTCGTGTCGGCGACGATCGAAATCGCCGCGACGACCCCCCAGCGGGTCCGACTCGAGAGCCGACTCGAGGGCCCGGTCTGGCCCCCGACGGACGGCGACCGGCCCGCGGCGTGGACCGACGCCGCCTGGGAAGGCGTGATCGACCCCGATCGCCGCCACGGAATCGGCTTCGCGAGCCCGGCATCACCGGTCGAGCCGCCGCTCGCCGTAACCGATCACCGACGGGTCTCGAGCGACCGCTCTCCGCGGCCGGCGGCCGTCCTCGCCTCGCTGACCGGGTGGAAACCGACGTCGACCGTCGTCGGACGGGAGCGATGA